In Sander lucioperca isolate FBNREF2018 chromosome 21, SLUC_FBN_1.2, whole genome shotgun sequence, the following proteins share a genomic window:
- the LOC116063962 gene encoding dehydrogenase/reductase SDR family member 7C-B-like isoform X2, with protein sequence MDPVWITTVLLVPCVVVLTAGFFYLFSVIMGLLSKTSVRNKVVVITDALSGLGKECAGVFHRGGARLILCGKSWEKLEELADDLANASDPTVTFPSKLVLLDFGDMDSMPEVISEILECYGCLDIVILNSSMKVKAPAQSVSLEMDKLLMDNNYFGPATLAKGLLPSLISRRTGHLLLVNSIQGKIAVPFRTSYAASKHAVQAFFDCLRAEVEEYGISVSTINYTFISRSASSENTEPSSKSIWSLLYSQKPLGVSLDEAATEIIKTLSNKRKEVVIAPSLPKVAVYARSFFPNVFFAVMAAGVKNAAASENM encoded by the exons ATGGACCCAGTATGGATCACTACTGTTCTCCTGGTGCCATGTGTAGTCGTGCTGACAGCTGGATTTTTCTACCTCTTTAGCGTGATTATGGGACTGTTGTCCAAAACATCTGTACGCAATAAAGTGGTGGTTATAACCGACGCTTTATCTGGGCTTGGAAAAG AATGTGCAGGTGTGTTTCACAGAGGAGGAGCGAGGCTGATCCTCTGTGGGAAGAGTTGGGAGAAACTTGAAGAACTGGCCGATGATTTGGCAAACGCCTCAGACCCCACTGTG ACGTTCCCCTCTAAACTGGTGCTGCTGGATTTTGGAGATATGGACAGCATGCCTGAGGTGATCTCAGAGATCCTGGAGTGTTACGGCTGCCTGGATATTGTCATCCTCAACAGCAGCATGAAAGTCAAGGCACCTGCACAGAGCGTGTCTCTGGAGATGGACAAGTTACTGATGGACAACAACTACTTTGGACCGGCAACGCTGGCCAAAG GTTTGCTGCCCTCCTTGATCTCGAGAAGAACCGGTCACCTGCTCCTGGTCAACAGTATCCAGGGGAAAATAGCTGTGCCTTTTCGCACCTCAT ACGCAGCATCTAAACATGCAGTTCAGGCCTTCTTTGACTGCCTGAGAGCTGAAGTAGAAGAGTACGGCATCTCCGTCAGCACCATCAACTACACCTTCATCAGTCGCTCTGCATCGTCTGAAAACACAGAGCCATCCTCCAAATCCATCTGGTCAT TGTTGTACTCTCAGAAACCTCTCGGCGTTTCTCTAGACGAGGCAGCGACAGAGATCATAAAGACTTTAAGCAACAAGAGGAAAGAGGTGGTAATTGCTCCCTCGCTCCCAAAGGTGGCCGTCTACGCTAGATCCTTCTTCCCTAATGTGTTCTTCGCTGTGATGGCTGCAGGAGTGAAGAATGCCGCTGCCTCTGAGAACATGTAG
- the LOC116063977 gene encoding germ cell-specific gene 1-like protein isoform X1, giving the protein MSSGLASTMRLEHGRRASLAITLNFVAFAFALSAVTTSYWCEGTRKVPKPFCTGPPLKVKQWFCIRFNSSNINDSRLVQYIFESGEEKFLLRKFHTGIFFSCEQAADMNGFDCRDFSEIAPEHERGVLWLCIVAESLYLTLLFTGGALMILEQCPCFSIMNKLKLSAFAALCTALSGLCGMVAHMMFTTIFQLAVAIGPEDWRPKTWDYSWSYVLAWGSFGTCMGSAVTALNRYTKTIVEFKYKRRNIEKSLMIKQKMMELDLPEQMWDMYLTTVPADAEVQLELPVNGHKPSAGTTYVVEMDNEPEPQGEAYC; this is encoded by the exons ATGTCCTCTGGCCTGGCCTCGACCATGAGGCTAGAGCACGGGCGGCGGGCTTCTCTCGCGATCACCCTCAACTTTGTGGCGTTTGCTTTTGCCTTATCAGCGGTGACCACCAGCTACTGGTGTGAGGGGACCAGGAAGGTGCCCAAACCCTTCTGCACAGGACCACCGCTGAAGGTGAAGCAGTGGTTCTGCATCCGCTTCAACAGCTCTAACATCAACGACAGCCGGTTGGTCCAGTACATCTTTGAGAGCGGAGAGGAGAAGTTTCTTTTGAGGAAGTTCCACACCGGAATATTTTTCTCCTGTGAGCAGGCTGCCGATATGAACG GGTTTGACTGTCGAGACTTCTCAGAGATTGCACCAGAACATGAAAGAG GGGTCCTGTGGTTGTGTATCGTGGCTGAGAGTCTGTACCTCACCCTGCTCTTTACAGGCGGGGCTCTGATGATCCTGGAACAGTGCCCTTGCTTCAGTATCATGAACAAATTGAAGCTCAGTGCCTTCGCTGCCTTGTGCACTGCCCTGTCAG GCCTTTGTGGGATGGTGGCCCACATGATGTTCACCACCATATTTCAGCTGGCTGTCGCTATAGGACCAGAAGACTGGAGGCCCAAGACCTGGGACTACAGCTGGTCTTATGT CTTAGCGTGGGGCTCTTTTGGCACCTGTATGGGCTCTGCAGTGACGGCGCTCAACAGGTACACAAAAACCATCGTAGAGTTTAAATACAAGCGGCGGAACATCGAGAAGAGCCTGATGATTAAGCAGAAGATGATGGAGCTGGACCTCCCTGAACAGATGTGGGACATGTACCTGACCACTGTGCCCGCTGACGCCGAGGTACAGCTAGAACTGCCGGTCAACGGCCACAAACCATCGGCAGGAACGACATATGTGGTCGAAATGGACAATGAACCAGAACCACAAGGAGAGGCATATTGTTAA
- the LOC116063962 gene encoding dehydrogenase/reductase SDR family member 7C-B-like isoform X1: MVVAGEMDSNVTETESFWDIIQEMDPVWITTVLLVPCVVVLTAGFFYLFSVIMGLLSKTSVRNKVVVITDALSGLGKECAGVFHRGGARLILCGKSWEKLEELADDLANASDPTVTFPSKLVLLDFGDMDSMPEVISEILECYGCLDIVILNSSMKVKAPAQSVSLEMDKLLMDNNYFGPATLAKGLLPSLISRRTGHLLLVNSIQGKIAVPFRTSYAASKHAVQAFFDCLRAEVEEYGISVSTINYTFISRSASSENTEPSSKSIWSLLYSQKPLGVSLDEAATEIIKTLSNKRKEVVIAPSLPKVAVYARSFFPNVFFAVMAAGVKNAAASENM, translated from the exons ATGGTTGTAGCAGGTGAGATGGATTCCAATGTTACGGAGACGGAGAGCTTTTGG GATATCATCCAGGAGATGGACCCAGTATGGATCACTACTGTTCTCCTGGTGCCATGTGTAGTCGTGCTGACAGCTGGATTTTTCTACCTCTTTAGCGTGATTATGGGACTGTTGTCCAAAACATCTGTACGCAATAAAGTGGTGGTTATAACCGACGCTTTATCTGGGCTTGGAAAAG AATGTGCAGGTGTGTTTCACAGAGGAGGAGCGAGGCTGATCCTCTGTGGGAAGAGTTGGGAGAAACTTGAAGAACTGGCCGATGATTTGGCAAACGCCTCAGACCCCACTGTG ACGTTCCCCTCTAAACTGGTGCTGCTGGATTTTGGAGATATGGACAGCATGCCTGAGGTGATCTCAGAGATCCTGGAGTGTTACGGCTGCCTGGATATTGTCATCCTCAACAGCAGCATGAAAGTCAAGGCACCTGCACAGAGCGTGTCTCTGGAGATGGACAAGTTACTGATGGACAACAACTACTTTGGACCGGCAACGCTGGCCAAAG GTTTGCTGCCCTCCTTGATCTCGAGAAGAACCGGTCACCTGCTCCTGGTCAACAGTATCCAGGGGAAAATAGCTGTGCCTTTTCGCACCTCAT ACGCAGCATCTAAACATGCAGTTCAGGCCTTCTTTGACTGCCTGAGAGCTGAAGTAGAAGAGTACGGCATCTCCGTCAGCACCATCAACTACACCTTCATCAGTCGCTCTGCATCGTCTGAAAACACAGAGCCATCCTCCAAATCCATCTGGTCAT TGTTGTACTCTCAGAAACCTCTCGGCGTTTCTCTAGACGAGGCAGCGACAGAGATCATAAAGACTTTAAGCAACAAGAGGAAAGAGGTGGTAATTGCTCCCTCGCTCCCAAAGGTGGCCGTCTACGCTAGATCCTTCTTCCCTAATGTGTTCTTCGCTGTGATGGCTGCAGGAGTGAAGAATGCCGCTGCCTCTGAGAACATGTAG
- the LOC116063977 gene encoding germ cell-specific gene 1-like protein isoform X2 — MSSGLASTMRLEHGRRASLAITLNFVAFAFALSAVTTSYWCEGTRKVPKPFCTGPPLKVKQWFCIRFNSSNINDSRLVQYIFESGEEKFLLRKFHTGIFFSCEQAADMNGFDCRDFSEIAPEHERGLCGMVAHMMFTTIFQLAVAIGPEDWRPKTWDYSWSYVLAWGSFGTCMGSAVTALNRYTKTIVEFKYKRRNIEKSLMIKQKMMELDLPEQMWDMYLTTVPADAEVQLELPVNGHKPSAGTTYVVEMDNEPEPQGEAYC, encoded by the exons ATGTCCTCTGGCCTGGCCTCGACCATGAGGCTAGAGCACGGGCGGCGGGCTTCTCTCGCGATCACCCTCAACTTTGTGGCGTTTGCTTTTGCCTTATCAGCGGTGACCACCAGCTACTGGTGTGAGGGGACCAGGAAGGTGCCCAAACCCTTCTGCACAGGACCACCGCTGAAGGTGAAGCAGTGGTTCTGCATCCGCTTCAACAGCTCTAACATCAACGACAGCCGGTTGGTCCAGTACATCTTTGAGAGCGGAGAGGAGAAGTTTCTTTTGAGGAAGTTCCACACCGGAATATTTTTCTCCTGTGAGCAGGCTGCCGATATGAACG GGTTTGACTGTCGAGACTTCTCAGAGATTGCACCAGAACATGAAAGAG GCCTTTGTGGGATGGTGGCCCACATGATGTTCACCACCATATTTCAGCTGGCTGTCGCTATAGGACCAGAAGACTGGAGGCCCAAGACCTGGGACTACAGCTGGTCTTATGT CTTAGCGTGGGGCTCTTTTGGCACCTGTATGGGCTCTGCAGTGACGGCGCTCAACAGGTACACAAAAACCATCGTAGAGTTTAAATACAAGCGGCGGAACATCGAGAAGAGCCTGATGATTAAGCAGAAGATGATGGAGCTGGACCTCCCTGAACAGATGTGGGACATGTACCTGACCACTGTGCCCGCTGACGCCGAGGTACAGCTAGAACTGCCGGTCAACGGCCACAAACCATCGGCAGGAACGACATATGTGGTCGAAATGGACAATGAACCAGAACCACAAGGAGAGGCATATTGTTAA
- the LOC116063974 gene encoding protein NATD1-like has product MAFKICSRLTALTLRLKSHPTAVSALSSGSGLTVEHDRQNRRFTVTPGSGAGDHDCAVLHYRFTGEKEVDLMSTYVPATFRGQGVAALLSQAAMDFLVEEKLKAHVSCWYIKKYIEDHPLQHYKELVIT; this is encoded by the exons ATGGCCTTTAAAATATGTTCCAGACTCACAGCGTTAACTCTCCGACTGAAGTCTCATCCGACCGCCGTTAGTGCGTTAAGCTCCGGCAGCGGTTTAACGGTGGAACATGACCGACAGAACCGGCGCTTCACCGTCACCCCGGGCAGCGGGGCTG GCGACCATGACTGTGCTGTGCTGCACTACAGATTCACCGGGGAGAAGGAGGTGGATCTAATGTCAACCTATGTACCAGCGACATTTAGGGGCCAAGGTGTTGCTGCATTGCTGTCACAG GCTGCCATGGACTTCCTGGTTGAAGAAAAACTCAAAGCTCATGTCTCCTGTTGGTATATAAAGAAATACATCGAGGACCACCCGCTACAACATTATAAAGAACTTGTAATCACTTGA